The genomic window TCAGATAATAATTACACCTCTTTTTTATTAACAAATGGTAAAAGCATATTAGTTTCTAAACCCCTTAAATCATTTGATGAGAAACTAAAAAATTATAATTTTTTCCGTGTACATCAAAGTTTTTTAATTAACTTAAACTATATCACTTCATTTAACAAACGTAATGAAGAAGTTATTCTAAACGGTAATCATTCTATTCCTGTAGCTCAAAGCAGAAAAAAGAATTTACTTACTTATATTGATGAATTATTCTAAACGCATTAGCTAGAATTCTCTTCAATAAGGCTCTATTTCTAGATGCTTCACGTTAAATTCTCATTTGTAGAAATATTCATCTTTAAAAGATTTAACTTTACTTCTAGAAAATAAGAACACCATTATATCAATACTATCCATTACACTATTGCTTTCCTGCAAAAAAGATATAAATAACCCAAAACAATAAACTGACTGAATACGTTTCGACCTAAAAGATAATTAGGGAAAGACATATTTCTAAACACTAATAAAAAAAATTATAATCAAAATGAAAAAAACTTTAACAGTATTTACTCTAATTACTATTTGCACGCTATTTCAATCGTGTTATGTTATGAAAAAATCTGATGATTTTTACAAAATTGAAACATCAAACCTTAACACCCTTTACCTTATTGATGTTTCTGGTAGCATGGAAGGCATAGACGAAGGCTCCGTAAAAGACCAAGTTATGAGAGAAGTTGGAGACACAGCAGGCAATCAGGTAAGTAAAATTATTGGTGGAAAAGTAGGGAGCCTTCTTGGCAAACAAGTCTCTAAAGAAGCGACTAAACTAGGTGCTGTAAAACGTAAATTAATACCTGCAATAAAAGGCCTGCCTGACGGTAAAAAATTCATTGTATTTACTTTTAGTAATGAGGTTACAAAACAGTCTACAGAATTTAGGATCGCCGACAATATGTCGAGAACCTCTTCAAATATTTTTGTAAAAAACCTAAAAGCCAAAGGAGGCACAGATACTTTAAAAGGCCTTCTAGAAGCTTTATCTATGAATGATGTACAAGAAATAGTATTAATGAGTGATGGTCTACCAAATAGTGGCCCTGAAGCTGTACTTGAAGAAATACGCAAAGTAAACACAAACAATGTAATAATTCACACTATTGCCTTTGGAGAAGATGCCGATTTAGATTTTATGAGAACGTTAGCTCAAGAAAACAACGGAACATTTATTACTTCAAAAATATAAATAGTTAGAATGAGAGAAATTAAATAACTATTTTTTAATTTTCTAAAAAACATAAAAAGCCCAGTAATTTACATTTACTGGGCTTTTTTTATGAGACAGATATAAAGACAATCTTATCTAATTCAATAATTCAGGATTATTAAGAATCAATTCTATCTTTTTAATAATTACTGTAATTTGATTCATTTGCAATTCTATATTTCTAAAGTAAAGACTAATATCCCTATTTACCCAACTTTCTGAAATTACTCTTGCTCCTAAACTAATTCTTAATATAGCACTTTCAATATCATTACTATACTTTACATTAACTGCTTGTCCTATATGACATTTTTGACCAGCCAGCCTAATAATTTCTAAAGGTGAACCTTGAAATTGATCAGATAAATCAGAATTCAATAATGTATAAACCTTTTTTACTTGGTCTATGGATAATGCTTTATTGTTTCTAAGAATAAAGAAAGGATAAATAGTACGGATATTTCTTATTCCAAACTCTTTACTATTATAACTATTAGTTTTTGTTTCATCACTATAAGTTGGCTCTAAAAATGAAGCTTCCTTTATTGATTCATCAACAAAATCACAAAACATTTCAATACCCATATTTCTATAAAGAATTGGTGTTTTAAAATACCTATCCATTTCAACAATGGCAGCATTCCAACGCATGTAAGAACCGTAATTATATCCACTAGATAAATCATTTGAACAGCACCATGAAGTTGGCCAATCGGAATGATGGTAATATTCAGTTAACCCCTTTGGTAACGTATCCTTTAAAGAATCTATTACTTTACTAACGTTTTTAGGCAGAATTAATGCACCAGAATATGGAGGGCCAGTAAAGTATTTACTTCCTGTTATAGTTACAATATATCCTTTGCTTAAATAATTTTTTATATCTGTAGGGTCTAACCTAAGTTGGGCCGCATCTACAATAACTTGCATTGATAAATTATCAAATGTATTTAATCTTTGAATAAGTTCGTCACTAGGAGATTGATAGCCCAATTTTGATTGATCCATGGTATGCAATACCACATGCCTTCCCAATTCATTGGTTTTAGAAATTGCATTAAAAACTTCTTCATCTAATTGACTAGACGATTTTAACACTCCTTTTTCATCTCTAAAAGGAACTTTAATTAAATCAATATCTCTAAAGCCTTCAATTCTATCACCTTTTTTAACAGGATGATTTAAAGCTGTTGTGTTTTCAAAATGACATCCTTTTAATGCGGCAGGTACACCGCTACCCGTTTCATCAGAAGCGACTAAAACATGTGTAATATCTTTATTCGAAATAATTTGAGTTATGGCCGCTATTTGAAGTGCCGAATCGGTACCTGATGGGGAAAAAATTATTTGACATTCGTCATTTAATTTAAATATTTTTTTAAGGTTGTTTTTTAGTAACTCAGAAAACTCAATAGTGGCATTTCTAAAACCATTTTTCAAGCTATTTCTTATTAATATACTTCTAACTTTATCGGTTTTATCAAATGCAAAATTAGAAACACTTGAAGCCGTAGATGAAGCAAAAGTAAATGCATCAGGCCTAGGAAACGGACGACAACCATATTTATTTAATAAATTAATTTCGTCTATATTCAATCTTAGATCACCACCGTCCATTAATAAATATTCCGTTGGTTTTGCAAGATTTTCAATAATAGGTATCCAAGAATCCTTAAAAACTTTGTTGGTATTATTTAAACCATGAAAAGCTTGCAGTTCGTCATACTTCAATAACGATTCAGTATTTAATTCTTCATCACTTTTAATTAAATTAATTAAAAATGAATCAAGAGATTCTAATTTTTCCTTATCATCTTTTGGCAATAATTTATAAAATATCCTAGTTACTTTAAGTGCTGCTATATCGCATAAAACAGTATCATGCTTTTCGCTACCCAAAGCTTTATACCAAAGCTGCCATTCAATACCATATCTTAAATAAACTAAAGCTAAAACAGGTTTTTTTAAAAATGATGTTCCAATTATAATAGATTTGTTAGGTACAATTTTAAATGCATTAGGCTCACTTGTAGAGGTAATAATGTTTATGTTATTTATCTTTGGTACCGTATTAAATCTTTTTAAAACGTGAACCAGATAATTCACATTTTCTTTTTCAAATAAACTAGTTCTTTTATACTGATCTTCAATAAGTACATTATTTTTCATTGGTATTCTAATTTAAAATATTTATCAGAACAAGGTTTTCAAACAGAAATATATTATTGATTACCTAGCACTCCAAATTTAATATTTATTCTATTATTAAAGTTTAAAAAGCCCGTATCCAATTGAGACTTTTAAGTGATTTGGTGGCAAATATTGCGTATTCAATATTATCTTGGATAATATTAAACTATTACCATGTAACTATTTATTTTATACAACTGATAAAACATCGTAATATATGAAAATCTCATCAAATTTATTAACACTTTCTTAAATTTTGAAAAAAACCAGACCGCACCTAAATCCTTGTGAATCAACAAAATGAAATAACCCATATAGATCACTCTTCAATGAAGTATGAATTACCTCATTAAATTTACATCTATATGTTTAAATTACATTTATTTTCAGACCTAAAAACACATAAGATGACATCTAAATTATAAACTTAAATTAATTTTAATCTTGAGCTATAATATTTAACAAAAATACATTCCACCAACTAATTTAAGAAGCTAAAATGTGACTTTTTATTCCTTTTCGAGTCTATATAATATAGGTATTAAAAAATAGTTTGTTTTTTTTGTAACATTTATTGCTATATAAACGTATAACTATTGAATACCTTAACAGAGAACCTAAACAACATACTTTATAATGAGACAACTTAAAATTACCAAGCAGGTTACCAATAGAGAGACCGCATCGCTGGATAAATATCTTCAAGAAATTGGAAAGGTTGATTTAATTACTGCAGACGAAGAAGTTGAATTAGCACAACGTATTAAAGCGGGAGATCAAATCGCTTTAGAAAAGTTAACAAAAGCTAATTTACGTTTCGTAGTATCGGTTGCTAAACAATACCAAAACCAAGGTCTTACATTACCAGATTTAATTAATGAAGGTAATTTAGGTTTAATTAAAGCTGCACAACGTTTTGATGAAACACGTGGTTTTAAATTTATTTCTTATGCTGTTTGGTGGATTCGTCAATCTATTCTTCAAGCATTAGCAGAACAATCTCGTATTGTGCGTTTACCATTGAATAAAATTGGTTCGATTAACAAAATTAATAAAACATTTGCCTTTTTAGAGCAAAGCCATGAGCGTCCTCCTTCTGCTGAAGAAATTGCAAAAGAATTGGATATGACGATTAATGATGTTAAGGAGTCGATGAAAAACTCTGGACGTCACGTAAGTATGGATGCTCCCTTAGTTGAAGGAGAAGATTCTAACTTATACGATGTATTAAATTCAGGTGAATCTCCAAATCCAGATCGTGAATTATTACACGAATCATTACGTACAGAAATTGAACGTGCTTTAGAAACATTAACACCTCGTGAGGCTGATGTTATTCGTTTATACTTTGGTTTAGGAAACCAACACCCAATGACTTTAGAGGAAATAGGTGAAACTTTCGACCTTACACGAGAACGTGTGCGCCAAATTAAAGAAAAAGCTATTCGTAGATTAAAACATACGTCTAGAAGTAAAATACTTAAAACATATTTAGGTTAGTAAAATCATTTTTTTACGACTAAATAATGACTACAAACAGTTACAAAAATAACTGTTCGTTTTTTGATTGATGAAAGAACCCGCGGCTGATTACCGCGGGTTTATTTTTTTATGTATTTGAGATTTTCTTATTTCATACTATTTTTTTTATACTTTAGCAAAACCACTATAAAGTTTAACCAACTCAACTATGAAAACCATTTGCTATATAAGTCATTCTGTAGAACATAAATCCCAAGAAAAACTAAAAACATTATATAATAAAGCTAAAATAAACAATTCAAAGCAAGGTATAACAGGTATTCTTATATACAAAAATCAAACCTTTTTACAAGTTCTTGAAGGCGAAAAAAACACTGTTAATGAGGTTTTTGAAAGAATTAAAATCGACCCAAGGCACCAGCACGTTCTTAAAGTAGTAGACACTTCGATTGAAGAAATTATTTTTCAAGATTATCATTTTGGCTTTACAATAGTAGATAACAAGCAAGCAATAAAAAACCTTCATAACTATTTAGAATGGCTTCGTGGAGCAGAAAACAAGCTCGCAAATCAAATTATTGTTATGGTTGAAAACTTTATTAACGTTTCTCAATAACTAAAAGACAGAATATTTAACTACAGAATTACCATCTTTATAAACAAAAGATTAATCTGTCAAAACCCGTCTCTTTATATTTACAAAATTTATATTACTATATTTGGTAAATGCTAAAAACCATTTGCTATAAAAGTAAGATAAAATCAACTCTAAATATTTTAGAACTCGAAGCCTTATTCAATGAAACCCAAAACAAAAATGACACCGAAAACATTACGGGAGTTTTAGTAAAAAAAGAAAATACTTTTTTTCAAATAACTGAAGGCCAATCTACTGCCGTAGATAAAGTTTATCTAAAAATCAAAAAAGATTCGAGACATACAAATATTATCGAAATATTAAACAATCCCATTTCTCAATTAAGCTTTAATGCCTTCGGTACCAATTATATGGTTATTGAAGATATTAATGCACTTTACGGTTTACAAAAATACATTACAAACTTAGAGCAAAACAATTTTGAAAACAGTAGTCTCTTTTTAAAAATTATTGAAGACCTATTAACTACCAACTAATAAAAAACATTAGATTTGCGGAAACAACGCAAAATCAAATAAAATGTCTTCTAAATTAATTGCACCTTCCATGCTTGCTGCCGATTTCGGCAACTTACAACGTGATACAGAAATGGTTAATAACAGTGAAGCCGATTGGTTTCATATTGATGTAATGGATGGTCACTTTGTACCAAACATCTCTTATGGTATGCCTGTTATTGCTGCTATTAAAAAGCATGCTACAAAACCTTTAGATGTGCATTTAATGATTGAAAAACCAGAACGTTATATTGAAGAATTCGCAAAAGTTGGAGCAGATATTATTACTGTTCATCATGAATCTACAGTACACCTACACCGCACACTTACTCAAATAGAAGATGCAGGCTGTAAAGCAGGCGTGGTTTTAAACCTTACAACACCTGTTTCTGTTTTAGAAGATATTCTACCTAAGTGCTATATGGTTTTACTTATGTCAATAAATCCAGGTTTTGGTGGCCAAAAGTTTGAGGACATGACTTACAACAGAGTAAAAAAGCTTCGAAAAATGATTAACGAACAAGGTTTAAATACACGAATTGAAATTGATGGTGGTGTTACCGATAAAAATATCAAACAACTAGTTGAAGCTGGCGCAGATGTTTTTGTTGCTGGAAGTCACGTATTTAAAAGTGAAAACCAAATAGAAACAATAAAACAATTGAAAGCTTTAGCTAATTCTTAACATTCTTTAATAAAATAGTTTAATAAATCCCTAGTTGTAATAATACCTAGTAACACTCCATCCTTTTCAACTGGTAAAGAATGAAACCCTTTACTAGCCAAAATTAAAGCTACATCTTTAATTGATGTTTCTGGAGTTACTGTAACTACATTTTTCTCCATAACCTGCTCTATAGTAAAGTTATTAGGCACTACACTATCTAAGCTGTAATTATTATCTGCAATAGCTTTAGGGATGCTAATACGCATTAAATCGGTATAACTAATCATACCAATAATACTCTCTCCTTCAACCACGGGTATATGTTTAATTCTATGTCTATTAAAAAGCATTTCTGCTCTTTTTAAATCATCTTCTCTAGTTAAACCTATAATTGTTTTAGTCATTATAGTAGATATAGGTGTGTTTGCTTTCATCTTTCTTTTTTTATTACAAGCGTAAATCTATTGAAGAAAGATAACTTATTCTATGACAAATATCACTAAAGAAATTATTCAGAATTCTTTATTCGAAAAATGACATAAAATAACGCATAGAATTTTCACTACTAGTATTTATAAAAAAGAGGCTAAATTACACTTTGCCCACAAAACTCGTTTAAAGACACAACCTATTACTTTTTAATATTGATAAGACCTAGCTGTTTCTTTTTTTGTGTTTAGATTCATTAACAAAAATTAAAATCACACAAATAACAAAAACTACAGTAGCACATAGAAATAAACGAAATCTTGTAGATTCTAAACTTAAATCAACAAAGTCAAAGCTTAGAATATTTAAAAGCATCGCAATTATAAGCACTATTTTAGATAAATTTCTTTTAATCATATTTTTATAAATTTTTCCTTAGAAAGATATAAATAATTCTGAAATAGCTAATTGTCTTCTCTTATAGATAATTTCATTGGTAAAAAAAAATGTGAAACGTTTTAAACAAACATTTCACACTTTTATATTTGTGACCGCGAAGGGATTCGAACCCCCAACCATCAGAGCCGAAATCTGATATTCTATCCAGTTGAACTACGCAGCCATTTTTCCGCCTAAGCGATATTGTTTATTAAATTAATTTTTGTTTTACTATAGAAGAAATAGTTTTACCATCGGCTTGTCCTGCAAGTTCTTTGCTAACCATTCCCATAACTTTACCCATATCTTTCATACCGTCTGCTCCTGTTTGTTCTATAACAGCAACAACTACCTTTTCAATTTCCTCATCGGATAACGCTTCTGGTAAAAACTGAGAAATAACCTCTGCCTCTGCTAGTTCCGGAGTAGCCAAATCTTCTCTACCTTGCTCTAAATAAATAGCAGCACTATCTTTACGTTGCTTTACTTGTTTCTGAAGTATTTTAAGCTCTTGATCTTCGTTTAACTCTTCTTTAGCTCCACTTTCTGTTTGAGCTAACAAAATAGCCGATTTTACAGCACGCAAAGCCGTAAGTGCCGTTTGATCTTTAGATTTCATTGCACTTTTAAGCGCAGTCATTATTTCTTCTTGAAGAGCCATTTTTCAATTTATTTAGTATGCGAAGATAAAAAAAACTTAGTATTAAATTACTCGAATCAATGATTAGTTTCGGTAGTAAATTTTAAAAAAACCATAAAAAAACCCAAAAAGTATTGTTTACTTTTCGGGCTTATTATTTAGATAAATTTACTAGTTATATCATTAATCTACATTATCATGTAAAAATGAATTATTACTTCTCACTTGTAAATCATCATTATCATCTAAACCAATGCTTGTTCTAGAAAAATCGTTATCTGATGAGTGTTTAGAATCCTCTAAATTAACACCTTGACGTTTGTATGCTGGCACTTTTTCTATATCATCAATTTTTGCATTATTGAATTTATAGTTGAAATCCTTCATTTTACGACGGCGTTCTGCTGCACGTTCTTTCAATAATTCTGAAATTGGCGTGTTCATCGGGTCAATCTCTTCCTCTACAACATCTTTCTTAACAGGTTCTTCTTTCCTAACCACTTTTCTTTCGAAAACAATATCTTCTCCTATTTCATCAATAATCTGTTTAGCAGAAGTTTGTTTTCTAATTAACGCCGCTTCTACTTCCGAGAAATCATCTAAAGAATACCTAACATCTCCGTTTGCATTCGGTTTAACTTCTGGAATAACCTCTACATGGTCGTTAACAGCAATATCCTTAATATCCTCATCGTCTAGACTGAAAGTAACTTTCTTCTCGATAACTTCTTCTTTTCTCTCTTCCTTTTTAGTCTCACGGCTAATTGGCAAATCGAAGGTTAAGGTTATTTGTTTTTCTTCTTCAAAGTCTTCGGCAATTACTTCAACTTCACGACTATTTTCAAATTCGTCTATTTGTTTATTTACAGAGTTAATAATAAAATCATCTTCATCTTCTACATTCACACGAACTTCATCATAAACGACTTTCATGTTTCTTAAAATCTCCGAGGTAGGAATTAAATCAATATTTTGTGGCGGCGATGATAATTTATCCTTTCTTATCACGCTTTTTTCCAAAAAAGTGAATTCCTCCTCTTCATCTAAATCCAACGTATGTTTTACTACTTTCGGCTCTTCCTTTTTTTCAACAACAACTGGCGGCACAATAACCTCAGATTTAACTTCTTTAGCTTCTATCTCTTTTTCCTCACTTAAAGAATGAATTACTTTTTTAGTTTCAGTATTAGAAATTTCGTCTTGTTGTTCAATATTAAAACCAGTTGCTATTATAGTTACAGCAATAGATTCATCTAAAGATTCATCTTCACCTACACCCATAATAATGTTGGCGCCGTGGCCAGCTTCATTTTGAATGTGGTCGTTAATTTCTCCTATTTCGTCTATAGTAATTTCTTGAGCTCCAGAAACGATTAAAAGCAGTACGTTTTTAGCACCTGTAATTTTATTATCGTTTAATAATGGTGAATCTAATGCTTTACGAATAGCATCTTGCGCACGGTTTTGACCAGACG from Algibacter sp. L1A34 includes these protein-coding regions:
- a CDS encoding GatB/YqeY domain-containing protein, with the translated sequence MALQEEIMTALKSAMKSKDQTALTALRAVKSAILLAQTESGAKEELNEDQELKILQKQVKQRKDSAAIYLEQGREDLATPELAEAEVISQFLPEALSDEEIEKVVVAVIEQTGADGMKDMGKVMGMVSKELAGQADGKTISSIVKQKLI
- a CDS encoding VWA domain-containing protein, which produces MKKTLTVFTLITICTLFQSCYVMKKSDDFYKIETSNLNTLYLIDVSGSMEGIDEGSVKDQVMREVGDTAGNQVSKIIGGKVGSLLGKQVSKEATKLGAVKRKLIPAIKGLPDGKKFIVFTFSNEVTKQSTEFRIADNMSRTSSNIFVKNLKAKGGTDTLKGLLEALSMNDVQEIVLMSDGLPNSGPEAVLEEIRKVNTNNVIIHTIAFGEDADLDFMRTLAQENNGTFITSKI
- a CDS encoding BLUF domain-containing protein; protein product: MKTICYISHSVEHKSQEKLKTLYNKAKINNSKQGITGILIYKNQTFLQVLEGEKNTVNEVFERIKIDPRHQHVLKVVDTSIEEIIFQDYHFGFTIVDNKQAIKNLHNYLEWLRGAENKLANQIIVMVENFINVSQ
- a CDS encoding HPP family protein encodes the protein MKANTPISTIMTKTIIGLTREDDLKRAEMLFNRHRIKHIPVVEGESIIGMISYTDLMRISIPKAIADNNYSLDSVVPNNFTIEQVMEKNVVTVTPETSIKDVALILASKGFHSLPVEKDGVLLGIITTRDLLNYFIKEC
- the rpe gene encoding ribulose-phosphate 3-epimerase — its product is MSSKLIAPSMLAADFGNLQRDTEMVNNSEADWFHIDVMDGHFVPNISYGMPVIAAIKKHATKPLDVHLMIEKPERYIEEFAKVGADIITVHHESTVHLHRTLTQIEDAGCKAGVVLNLTTPVSVLEDILPKCYMVLLMSINPGFGGQKFEDMTYNRVKKLRKMINEQGLNTRIEIDGGVTDKNIKQLVEAGADVFVAGSHVFKSENQIETIKQLKALANS
- a CDS encoding BLUF domain-containing protein — protein: MLKTICYKSKIKSTLNILELEALFNETQNKNDTENITGVLVKKENTFFQITEGQSTAVDKVYLKIKKDSRHTNIIEILNNPISQLSFNAFGTNYMVIEDINALYGLQKYITNLEQNNFENSSLFLKIIEDLLTTN
- a CDS encoding RNA polymerase sigma factor RpoD/SigA; this translates as MRQLKITKQVTNRETASLDKYLQEIGKVDLITADEEVELAQRIKAGDQIALEKLTKANLRFVVSVAKQYQNQGLTLPDLINEGNLGLIKAAQRFDETRGFKFISYAVWWIRQSILQALAEQSRIVRLPLNKIGSINKINKTFAFLEQSHERPPSAEEIAKELDMTINDVKESMKNSGRHVSMDAPLVEGEDSNLYDVLNSGESPNPDRELLHESLRTEIERALETLTPREADVIRLYFGLGNQHPMTLEEIGETFDLTRERVRQIKEKAIRRLKHTSRSKILKTYLG
- the ftsZ gene encoding cell division protein FtsZ, with translation MSSNKEFENIAFDLPKNQSNVIKVIGVGGGGSNAINHMFQQGIKGVDFYVCNTDAQALQNSGVPNKIQLGLNLTEGLGAGANPDIGEQSAVESFEDISQMLDSNTKMVFITAGMGGGTGTGAAPIIAKMAKDMDILTVGIVTMPFQFEGKMRIEQSQKGIEKLRGMVDSLIVINNNKLREVYGNLGFKAGFSKADEVLSTAARGIAEVITHHYTQNIDLRDAKTVLSNSGTAIMGSALASGQNRAQDAIRKALDSPLLNDNKITGAKNVLLLIVSGAQEITIDEIGEINDHIQNEAGHGANIIMGVGEDESLDESIAVTIIATGFNIEQQDEISNTETKKVIHSLSEEKEIEAKEVKSEVIVPPVVVEKKEEPKVVKHTLDLDEEEEFTFLEKSVIRKDKLSSPPQNIDLIPTSEILRNMKVVYDEVRVNVEDEDDFIINSVNKQIDEFENSREVEVIAEDFEEEKQITLTFDLPISRETKKEERKEEVIEKKVTFSLDDEDIKDIAVNDHVEVIPEVKPNANGDVRYSLDDFSEVEAALIRKQTSAKQIIDEIGEDIVFERKVVRKEEPVKKDVVEEEIDPMNTPISELLKERAAERRRKMKDFNYKFNNAKIDDIEKVPAYKRQGVNLEDSKHSSDNDFSRTSIGLDDNDDLQVRSNNSFLHDNVD